GCTTGTGACCGACTGCCTGCGCGTGATCGACCGCTGTGACCGGATGCTGGGCCCGCATCTCGCGAAACGCCCGGCGCCGCATGTGATGAATGCGCTGCGGCTCGGCGTTTGCGAGATCTGCGCGGAAGGCGAGGCGGCGCATGGTGTGGTGAATGCCTATGTAGCGCTGATGCAGGAGCGTCCGAAATCAAGTCATTTCAAGGGGCTGGTGAATGCCGTGCTGCGCCGGATCGACGGCGAGCGAGCGAAATGGGAGACGCTGCCGGCGCCGATGCTGCCGAAATGGCTGCGCAAGCCGCTGATCGCGGACTTCGGAAAGGCGACCGTCGCGGCGATGGAGGCGGCGCAGGCGCGCGGTGCGCCGCTCGATCTGACGGTGAAGGGCGATGCGGCGGGCTGGGCCGAACGGTTCGGCGGCGTGGTTCTGCCGACGGGGTCGGTGCGGCTCGAGGGTCAGGTGCAGGTGACGCGGCTCGAGGGATTCGAGGCCGGGGACTGGTGGGTGCAGGACGCAGCCGCCGCACTGCCCGCGCGCATTCTCGCGCCTGAGCCGGGCATGCGTGTGCTCGACATGTGCGCCGCACCGGGCGGGAAGACGATGCAGCTTGCGGCGATGGGCGCGGAGGTGACGGCGCTCGACATTTCCGAAAGTCGCATGGCGCGGGTGCGCGAAAATCTCACGCGCTGCGGGTTGGCGGCGGAGACGGTTGTCGCGGATGCGCTCGATTACGTGGGCGGGCCGTTCGACGCGATTCTCCTCGATGCGCCCTGCACCGCGACCGGGACGATCCGGCGCCATCCCGACCTGCCGCAGGTCAAGGACGGGACGGAATTTCCGGGGCTGTTCGAATTGCAGGAACATCTGATCGACCGCGCGCTCGGGATGCTCAGGCCGGGCGGGCGACTCGTCTATTGTACCTGTAGCCTGCTGATCGACGAGGGCGAGGAGCAGGTGCGCGACGCGCTGGCGCGGCATCCGGGCCTGACCCTGGATCTAGACCGATTGCGGATCGACGGAGTCGAGCCTGACTGGATCGGGCCGGAAGGGCTGCGGACGCGGCCGGATTTCTGGCCCGAACTGGGCGGAATGGACGGATTCTTCATCACGGGTTTCCGGCGCGGCTGAACGGGCGGGCATTTCCCGATGACAGGGACGGGTGTGCCGGTTATCTTCCGGGGCAAACGAGAATGACCCGGTCAACAGGGTGAGGCAGGCCCGAGATGTCGCAACGCGAGGATTGGCGCGCAAAACATGTTCGCCGGATGAACCGGTATCATGCCTGGCGCGCCGCCCGTGCGAAGCCCGCGACGGGATTCGTGTCGCAGCCCGAACCGAAATCCATTGGCTCCTTTGCGCGTGGCCGACAGCTCATCGCGGGGAATTTCCTGTTCGCGGGGTATCTCGTGGAGGCGCCGGCGGCCGCGATCTGGGATCTTTCGGCCCCTGCGCCGGGTTTTGTCGAGGAGATCCACGGATTCGCATGGCTCGACGACCTCGCGGCGGTGGGCGATGTGAATGCGCGCAAGCGGGCACAGGCCTGGATCGCGGCTTGGATCGACCGCTACAGCGGGGGCAAGGGGCCCGGCTGGACGCCCGATCTCACCGGGCGGCGACTCATCCGCTGGATCAATCACGCGCTGATGTTCCTCAACGGTCAGGATGCGGCGATGTGCGCCGCCTTCTACAAGACGCTCGCGCAACAGACGATCTTTCTCTCGCGTCGCTGGGAGACGGCAAGTCCGGGCCTGCCGCGGTTCGAGGCGCTGACGGGGCTCATCTACGCCGGGCTGTCGCTTGTCGGGATGGAGGACCGGGTCGATCCCGCGGTGAGGGCGCTGTCGCGGGAATGCGAGAGCCATGTGGATGCGGAAGGCGGGATCGCGACGCGCAATCCAGAGGAGCTTCTCGAGGTGTTCACGCTCCTTACATGGGCGGCAGGTGCGCTGTCGGAGGCGGGGCGCGTGGGCGACGAGGTCATTCTGGCGGCGATCGACCGGATCGCGCCGACGCTGCGCGCGCTGCGGCATTCCGACGGCGGGCTGGCGCGGTTTCACGGCGGCGGGCGCGGCGTCGAGGGGCGGCTCGACCTGGCGCTCGCGGCCTCGGGCAACAAGGTGCCGCCGGGGCAGGAACTCCATATGGGATTTCTGCGGCTGTCGGCGGGGCGTACCTCGGTCATCGTGGATGCCGCGCCGCCGCCGCGGCTCGAGTCGTCCTACAACGCCCATGCCTCCACGCTTGCGTTCGAGGTGACCTCGGGGCGTCGGCCGCTTGTGGTGAATTGCGGCGCAGGAGGCAGTTTCGGGCCCGAATGGCGGCGCGCCGGGCGTGCAACGCCGTCGCATTCCACGCTCGGGATCGAGGGCTACTCCTCCTCGCGGCTCGGATCGAAAAGGGTCGTTGGCGGGCATCTGCGGGAGCTTCTGGTCGATGTGCCGACGGAGGTGCGTCTCGAACTCCGGCGGTCCGAGGATGGCGGCGGTTTCGTCGCCGGGCATGACGGTTACGTCCCGACCCACGGCCTGACGCATATTCGCCAGATCGAGCTGTCGCGCGACGGGCGGGGGATCGCCGGCGAGGACACGCTCGCCACGATCACCGCCGAAAACGAGGCGCAGTTCGACCGGATGATGGACCGGCGCAGGCTCATGGGGATCCCGTTCCAGGTCCGTTTCCATCTGCATCCCGACGTGGATGCGGAACTCGACATGGGCGGGGCGGCGGTATCCATGGCGCTCAAGTCCGGCGAAATCTGGGTGTTCCGCCACGACGGCATCGCGAGTCTGAGCCTTGAGCGGTCGGTTTATCTCGAAAAAGGGCGCCTGAAGCCGCGCGGCAGCAAACAAGTGGTTCTCTCGGCGGCGGCAATGGATTATGCGACCCGTGTCCGTTGGACTCTCGCCAAGGCGCAGGAGACGCCCACGACGCTCCGCGACCTCGAGATGGACGACGAGACTTAGAGATATCTGACCTCTGGGGACTGCCATATGACCGATCTTTATCCCGTGAAGCGCGCGCTTCTTTCCGTTTCCGACAAAACCGGCCTCGTCGAACTGGGCAAGGCGCTGTCCGAGAAGGGGGTCGAACTTCTGTCTACCGGCGGGTCGGCGGGGACGTTGCGCGACGCGGGGCTCCAGGTGAAGGATGTCTCCGAGGTCACGGGCTTTCCCGAGATGATGGACGGGCGGGTGAAGACGCTGCACCCGCGCGTGCATGGCGGGCTTCTCGCGTTGCGCGACAACGCGGAGCATGTGGCGGCGATGGAGGAGCACGGGATCGGCGGGATCGACCTGCTCGTGGTCAATCTCTACCCGTTCGAGGCAGCCCTTGCGCGCGGAGCGGGCTACGAGGAGATGATCGAGAATATCGACATCGGCGGCCCGGCGATGATCCGCGCGGCGGCGAAGAACCACGGTTTCGTGACGACCGTCGTCGATGTCGAGGATTACGACGCGCTGATTGCCGAACTCGAGGCCCATGGCGGCCAGACCACCTATGCCTTCCGGCAGAAGATGGCGCAGATCGCCTATGCCCGCACCGGCGCCTATGACGCCGCGGTGAGCACGTGGATGGCGAATGCGATCGGGGAAGCCACCCCGCGCCGCCGCGTCGTCGCCGGAACGGTGAAGCAAACGCTGCGCTACGGGGAGAATCCGCACCAGTCGGCGGCCTTCTATGTGGATGGCTCGAATCGTCCGGGTGTGGCGACCGCGGTCCAGCATCAGGGCAAGGAACTGTCCTACAACAACATCAACGACACCGATGCGGCCTTCGAACTCGTCGCGGAATTCGACCCGGCGGAGACGCCTGCGGTGGCGATCATCAAGCATGCCAATCCCTGCGGCGTGGCGAAGGGCGCAACGCTTCTCGAGGCGTACAGGAAAGCCTTCGACTGCGACCGCACCTCGGCCTTCGGCGGAATCGTGGCGTTGAACACGGCGCTCGATGCTGAGACGGCGAAGGCGATTACCGAGATTTTTACAGAGGTCGTCATCGCGCCCGGCGCGTCGGAGGCGGCGAAGGAGGTCTTCGCCGCGAAAAAGAACCTGCGCCTCCTGACGACCGAGGGCCTGCCGAACGTGCTCGAGAAGCCCTCGACCATCCGTCAGGTCGCGGGGGGATATCTGTTTCAGGACAAGGACGCAGGTTTCGTCGGTCTGGGCGATCTGAAGGTCGTGACGGAGAAGGCGCCGAGCGAGGCGCAGATGCAGGATCTTCTGTTCGCCTGGAAGGTTGCGAAACACGTCAAGTCGAACGCCATCGTCTATGTCAAGGATCAGGCGACCGTGGGCGTCGGCGCGGGGCAGATGAGCCGCGTGGATTCGGCGCTGATCGCCGCGAAGAAGGCCGAGCGCATGGCCGAGGCCCTGGGGCTTTCGGAGCCGCTGACCAAGGGATCCGCCGTCGCCTCCGACGCCTTCTTTCCCTTCCCGGACGGGCTCCTCGAAGCGGCCGCCGCGGGCGCGAGCTGCGTCATCCAGCCGGGTGGCTCGATGCGAGACCAGGACGTGATCGACGCGGCCAACGAGGCGGGACTCGCCATGGTCTTCACCGGCATGCGCCATTTCCGGCACTGAGGCGGGACGATGCGCGCCACGATCTCGACCGCCCTCGTCACCTTCGTGCTCGATCAGCTGTCGAAACTGGTCGTGGTGCACCTGCTGAACCTGAAATCCGTGGGGGTGGTGGAGATCCTGCCACCCTTTCTGGTGTTCCGCATGGCCTGGAACCGCGGAGCGAATTTCGGTCTTCTCTCCGGACATGGCGATCTGTTGCGCTGGGGCTGGGTGGTGCTCGCGGTCGCGATCTCGGCCTGGGTGCTGACCTGGGTGAAGCGGGAACATTTCTCCCGCGCGGGCATGATCAGCGCCGGGCTTCTGGTCGGGGGGGCGCTCGGCAACGCGCTGGACCGGATCGTTTATGGCGCGGTGGCGGATTTTCTCAACATGTCCTGCTGCGGAATCGCGAATCCCTATTCCTTCAATGTCGCCGACATTGCGATCTTCGGCGGGGCCTTCGGGCTTATCCTTTTCACCGGGGACAGGAAAAACCGGGCGTGACCTCGCGCCGTGCTTCGTCTAAACATGGCCTGACGCGATTTGCGGAGGAAAGACGTGATGGTTTCTGGAACGGTACGGGCGGGAGTGTGTCTTCTGGCTTTCGCGGCGCTTGTGGCCTGCTCGAAGGGGGGTGATCCGCTGCCGAATGCCGTGGTCGCCGGTCCCGACGAATTCCGCGTCGTGCCGGTGAAGCCGTTGCAGCAGCCCGCTACCTTCTCCAGCCTTCCGGCGCCGACGCCGGGAGGGACGAACCTGACAGATCCCTCGCCGAAGGCCGATGCGATCATTGCGCTCGGCGGCCGCCCCTCGCAGGCCGGTGGTGCAGATGGCGGCATCGTGAACTATGCTTCGCGCTACGGTGTCGATCCGGCGATCCGGGCCGGGCTTGCGCAGGAGGACGAACGCCGGGCGGGGGGACGGCGCGGCTGGCTTGGCCTCGGCGCGAAGAAATACGAACGCGCCTACAGGGGCCATGCGCTCGAGCCCTACGAGGAATTGCTGCGCCTGCGGGACCTCGGTGTCGACGTGCCATCGGCGCCGCCGCGCGACTGAGCGTCGCGCGCCCATCACTTCCCCGTCACCGCGGCTTGTTCTTCCGGCGCTTTGCGCGCAATCTTCGCGCTGAAATCCGAAGAGAAAAGGTGACAAAGGATGAAATACGGCCTCACCGCCGCCCTGATCGCCCTCGCGCCGCCGGCCGCCATCGCCGCCGATGTGTCGCATTTCACACTCGACAATGGCATGGAGGTGGTTGTCCTCGAGGATCATCGCGCCCCCGTCGTTGCCCATACGGTCTGGTACAAGGTCGGTGCGGCGGACGAGCCGCTGGGCAAGAGCGGGATCGCGCATTTCCTCGAGCACCTGATGTTCAAGGGAACCGACGATCTCACCGCCGGACAACTGTCCCGCACGGTGACGCGCAACGGCGGCTCCGACAATGCCTTCACCTCCTGGGACTATACCGCCTATTACCAGCGCATCGCCGCGGACCGGCTTGGCCTGATGATGGAGATGGAAGCCGACCGGATGCGCGATCTCCAGATGACGGAAGAGGATGTCGCCACCGAGCGCAACGTGGTGCTCGAGGAGCGCAACCAGCGCACGGACAACGATCCCGGTGCGCTTTTCACCGAACAGCGCCGCGCGGCGCAATATCTCAACCATCCCTACGGCATTCCGATCATCGGATGGCGGCGGGAGATGGAGCAACTGAACCGCGACGACGCCTTCGCCTTTTATCACAGGTATTACGCCCCGAATAACGCGATCCTCGTGGTCGCCGGGGATGTCGATCCGGAGGAGGTTCACGCCCTGGCGCAGACCTACTACGGGCCGGTGGAGCCGACGCCCGGCCTCGGCGAACGGCTGCGGCCGCAGGAGCCGCCGCAGCTTGCCGAACGGCGGCTCGAGATGACGGATCCGCGGGTTGCGCAGCCGCGTCTGGCGCGTAGCTACCTCGTGCCCGAACGCGATCCCGGCGACCAGCGCAAGGCCGCCGCGTTCGAGATCCTTGCGCAGCTTCTGGGCGGGAATTCGACCACCTCCTACCTCGCGCGCACTCTCGCCTTTGCCGATCCGAAGGCGATCTATGTCGGTGTCTATTACAACGGGACGTCGATCGACGACGGCACGTTCGAACTCGTGATGGTGCCGACGCCGGACACTTCGCCGGAGGAGGCGGAGGCGGCGCTTGATGCGGCGCTCGCGCAATTCATGGAGGAGGGGCCCGATCTCGAGGAATTCGAGCGGATCAAGACGCAGATCCGCGCGGGCCGGATCTATGCCGAAGACAATATCGAGAGGCTCGCGCGCCAATACGGGGCCGAGCTTGCGGTCGGGCTGTCGCTCGAGGATATCGAGGCCTGGCCCGATATTCTCCAGGCTGTGACGCCGGAGGAGGTGATCGCCGCCGCCGAGGAGGTTTTTAACCGCCGCCATTCGGTGACCGGATGGCTCATGCCCGAAGCAGAGGAGGGAGCCGAAGGATGAAACGTTTCGCAATCGCCCTGATCGCCTATGTCGCCTTTCTCCTGCCGGCTTTCGCCGCCGTCGAGGTGCAGGAGGTCGAGACGCCCGGCGGGATCAAGGCCTGGCTTGTCGAGGAACATTCCATCCCCTTCACTGCGCTCGAGATCCGCTTTCGCGGCGGCACCTCGCTCGACCGCGAGGGCAAGCGCGGGGAGATCACCCTGATGATGGCGACGCTCGAGGAGGGGGCGGGGGACATGGATGCGCAGGACTTTGCCGCCGCCCGTGACGCCCTTGCCGCGAGCTTCGATTTCGACGCGCGGATGGACAGCGTGTCGATCTCCGCGCGCTTCCTGTCGGAAAACCGCGACGAGGCGCTCGCCCTTCTGCGGAAGGCGATCATGGAGCCGCGGTTCGACCAGACGGCGGTGGATCGGGTGCGCGGGCAGGTGCAGTCGATCCTGCGGTCCCAGGCGAACGATCCGCAGGACATCGCCTCGACCAGCTTCTATTCTGCGGTTTTTCCCGGTCATCCCTATGGTACGAACGATACCGGCACGCCGGAGAGCGTTGCCGGGCTCACACGCGAGGACATGATCGAGGCGAAGGCGCGCGCGATGGTGCGCGACCGCGCCTATGTCGGTGCGGTGGGGGATATCACGGCCGAGGAATTGTCGAGCCTGCTCGACGACCTTCTGGGCGGACTGCCGGAGACCGGACCGGATCTGCCGGAGCGGGTCGAGCCGGAGCTTTCGGGTGAGGTGACGGTCGTGCCCTTCGCCACGCCGCAATCGGTCGTGCTGTTCGGCCAGAAGGGGCTGACCCGCGACCATCCCGATTTCATCCCGGCCTATATCGCCAATGAGATCCTCGGTGGCGGGCCGGACAGCCGGCTCATGAGCGAGGTGCGCGAGAAGCGGGGGCTGACCTACGGGATCGGCTCCTACCTCGTGCCCTTCGACCATTCGGAGCTCCTGCTGGGCCAGTTCTCCTCGGGCAATGCCTCGGTGGCGCAGGCGATCGAGGTGGTGAAGGCGGAATGGCGCAAGATCGTCGAGGAGGGGATTTCCGAAGAGGAACTTGCCGACGCGAAGACCTATCTCACCGGTGCCTATCCGCTGCGCTTCGACGGGAACGGTCCGATCGCGAGCATTCTCGTCGACATGCAGATGGACGGGTTGTCGCGTGATTATATCGCCGAGCGCAACGACATGGTGAATGCGGTGACGCTCGAGGAGATCAACCGCGTGGCGCGCGAACTCTACGATCCCGACCGCCTGAGCTTTGTCGTCGTGGGTCAGCCCGAGGGGCTCGGCACCAACTGAGCGGCGGTCCCCGCAAGGGCGAATTCCCCGTGGTCGAATCGGGAGAGGACATGCTACCTCTAGTGGCATGAACTCTCCCGGCCGCAATATAAGCCAAGATGCTCCCCGACCCGTCATCCGTCAGCTCGACGAGGGCGCGATCAACCGCATCGCCGCGGGGGAGGTGGTCGAACGTCCTGCCTCCGCGGTGAAGGAACTCGTGGAAAACGCTATCGACGCGGGCGCGCGGCGGATCGGGATCGACGTCGCAGACGGGGGCAAGACGCTCATCCGGGTAAGCGACGACGGCTGCGGGATGACGGGCGACGACCTGCCGCTCGCGCTGGCGCGGCACGCCACGTCGAAGATCGACGGATCGGATCTGCTCGACATCCATACCTTCGGCTTTCGCGGGGAGGCCCTGCCCTCGCTCGGTGCGGTCGGGCGGCTGAGGATCACCTCCCGCGTGGCAGGAGGAGAGGGCGTCACCATGTCCGTCTCCGGTGGGCAACCCGGCCCGGTGAAGCCCGCCGCGCTTTCCGGCGGTACGGTGGTCGAGTTGCGCGACCTGTTCTATGCGACGCCCGCGCGGCTGAAGTTCATGCGCACGGACCGCGCCGAGGCGCAGGCGATTTCCGATGTCGTGAAACGCCTCGCGATGGCGGAACCCTATATCGGCTTCACCCTGCGCGACGTCTCGGGGGGCGGCGAGGGGCGCGTGACCTTCCGCGCCGATCCCGAGAATGGCGATATGTTCGATGCGCTGCACGGGCGGCTCGCCACGGTGCTCGGCCGGGACTTCGCGGAAAACGCGCTGGCCATCGACACGGAACGCGAGGGGCTGACGCTGACGGGCTATGCCGCGCTTCCGACCTATTCGCGCGGCTCCGCAGTGGCGCAGTTCCTCTTCGTCAACGGGCGGCCCGTGCGCGACAAGCTTCTGGTCGGGGCGCTCAGGGCGGCCTATTTCGACTTTCTCTCGCGCGATCGCCATCCGGCCGCCTGCCTGTTTCTCGAATGCGATCCGCATCTCGTGGACGTCAACGTGCATCCGGCGAAATCGGAGGTGCGGTTCCGAGAGCCCGGTATCGCGCGGGGGCTCATCGTGTCGGGCCTGCGTCATGCGCTTGCGGGCGCGGGGCACCGGGCCTCCACGACGGTCGCGACGGCGACTCTCGGCGCGATGCGTCCTGAGCCCGCCGAGCCACGCGTATATCAGATGGACCGGACCGGGGGCAGCCATGTAGCGCCCCACCGTCCCGCGCCCGAGATCATGCGGCAAAGCTACGACTGGCAGGCGCCGGAGCGATCCGAGCCGCAGGGATTTGCCGAGATGTCCGCGCCCTCGGCGCGGATGGAACCGGTCGGGGCGCAGCCGGAGACGGAGGCGCTGCCGCTCGGTGCGGCGCGGGCGCAGGTGCATGAGAATTACATCATCGCCCAGACGGACCGCGGCATCGTCATCGTAGATCAGCATGCGGCGCATGAGCGCCTCGTCTATGAAAAGCTGAAACGCCAGATGGCCGAACACGGGGTCACCTCGCAGGCGCTCCTCATTCCCGAGGTGGTGGAGCTTTCGGCGGGGGACGCGCAGATGCTGCTCGACCTGGCGGAGGATCTCGCGCGGCTCGGGCTCGTGATCGAACCTTTCGGCGGCGGCGCGGTGGCCGTGCGGGAGACGCCGGCAATCCTGGGCCGTGTCGATGCCAGGGCGATGATCTCCGACATTCTCGACGAGCTTGCGGATCTGGGTGACAGCCACACGGTTCAGGCGCGGATCGAGGCGGTGCTGTCCTGCGTCGCCTGCCATGGCTCGATCCGGTCGGGTCGGCGGATGCAGGCGGAGGAGATGAACGCGCTGCTGCGCGAGATGGAAGCGACTCCCCATTCCGGCCAGTGCAACCACGGTCGCCCCACCTATGTCGAGCTCAGGCTTTCCGACATCGAACGCCTTTTCGGACGCACATGACGATTGATCTCAACGACCCTCTCACGCTTGCGGCTCTGGCTGTGGGTGTCCTGCTCCTCCTCTTTCTGGGGCTGCTCGTTGCCGTGCTCAAACGCTCGGGCGAGGTGTCGCGCATGGTGTTGCCGATCGCGCAGCAGATGAACCAGCTCGGTCAGCGGGTGCAGATGCTCTCGGACGGGCAGCAGCAGCTTGCGGGCGGGCTCACCCATGTCTCCGAGGCGCAGGTGGCCTCGCAGTCGAAGATGCTCGAACTGATGGAAAAGCGGCTGTCAATGGTGACGGAGGCGATGAACGTCAACCTCCATGGATCGGCGCAGCGCACGGCGAAATCGCTGGGCGAGTTGCAGCAGCGGCTCGAGACCATCGACAAGGCGCAGGCCAATATCGAGAAGTTGTCGGGCAATGTGCTGTCGCTTCAGGATATCCTGTCGAACAAGCAGACCCGCGGCGCCTTCGGGGAGATCCAGCTCAACGATATCGTCGGCAAGGCGCTGCCGCGGGACAGCTACACGCTTCAGGCGACGCTTTCGACCGGGCGGCGGGCGGATTGCCTCATCCATCTGCCGAACCCGCCGGGACCGATCGCGATCGACAGCAAATTCCCGCTTGAGGCTTACGAGGCGCTTCGGCGCGCCGACACGCAATGGGAATTGAACGAGGCGGCGAAGCTGATGCGGCAGGCGGTGAAAAGGCACATCGCCGATATTTCCGATCGCTATATCATCGAAGGCGAGACAGCGGACGGGGCGCTGATGTTCCTGCCCTCCGAAGCGGTCTATGCGGAGCTGCACGCGAATTTCCCCGAACTCGTGCGCGAGGGATTCGAGAAGCGCGTCTGGATCGTCTCGCCGACGACCTGCATGGCGACGCTGAACACGATGCGCGCGATTCTGAAGGATGCGCGGATGCGCGAACAGGCGGGGGCGATCCGAAAGGAGCTGTCCCTGCTCCATGCGGACGTTGAGCGGCTTTCGGCCCGTGTCGGCAATCTCGACCGGCATTTCGGGCAGGCGGCGAAAGATCTCGAGGATATCAAGATCTCGGCGGAGAAAGCCGGAAAGCGCGCGCACCGTCTCGACAATTTCGATTTCGAGGAGCTTGCGCCGGAAACTGCCTCTCCGGTGGCCGCTCTCGCAGAGAAGGATTGATCGACGGGTGCGCCGGGCGCTAGGCTTGACCCAGGTCATGTGACGCCGGACGGACCCGCGTCACATTCGATCAGCCCAACACAAGCCGGAGGATCCGCGCATGGACATCAGCCCGAACAAAGTCGCATTCGTGATCGTGCGCGCCCGAGAGCTCGGCGCGAAAGTCGGGCGGTGGGATACGCCCTCGGACGATGCCGATGCGGACACGATCCTCGAATCGCGTCCCTCGGACGAGACGGGCCGCGAGCTTCAGAGCTTCATTCGCGGTCTCAACGAGGACGAGCAGGCCGCGCTGGTCGCGATCATGTGGATCGGGCGGGAGACCTTCGACGATTATGACGAGGCCTTCCAGACCGCCAAGGAAGAGGCGATCGGCCCGACGGACGCCTATCTGCTCGGCAATCCGCTGCTGGCGGATTATCTCGAGGACGGGCTCGAGACGCTCGGCATCGACACATCGGAACTCGAGGACGAGATCTACCGGAAGGCGTGAGGAGCCTCTTGTGCGCCTTTGCGCCTTGTCGCGGGAAAGCCCCGCGCCCATTCTGCGCGGATGACCGAGCATAGCGCCCGCATTCGCCTCACCATATTTCTTGTCTGGCTGACCGGCATTCTGGCGGCGGGCCAGTTCGCCAAGGTCGCGGTGTCCTTTCCTCTGTTCCGCGAGATCTATCCCGGCCATGGCGCGGCGCTGGGCTTTCTGGTGTCCGCGCTGAGCCTGATGGGTGTCCTCTTCGGTCTTCTGGCGGGCATGCTCCTGTCTCGGCTCGGGTTTCGCAAGCTCCTGTCCGGTGCACTTGTCCTCGCCGGGTGCTTATCGCTGTTCCAGGCGCTTCTGCCGCCATTCTGGGCCATGATCGCGAGTCGCGCGCTCGAAGGGGCCACGCATCTCGTGATCGTGGTCGCTGCGCCGACCCTGCTGGGACAGATCGCGCCGCCGGAGATCCGGAATACCGCGATGACGCTCTGGAGCACGGTCTTCGCCGTGGCCTT
The nucleotide sequence above comes from Celeribacter indicus. Encoded proteins:
- a CDS encoding DUF3775 domain-containing protein, which produces MDISPNKVAFVIVRARELGAKVGRWDTPSDDADADTILESRPSDETGRELQSFIRGLNEDEQAALVAIMWIGRETFDDYDEAFQTAKEEAIGPTDAYLLGNPLLADYLEDGLETLGIDTSELEDEIYRKA
- a CDS encoding DNA recombination protein RmuC; protein product: MTIDLNDPLTLAALAVGVLLLLFLGLLVAVLKRSGEVSRMVLPIAQQMNQLGQRVQMLSDGQQQLAGGLTHVSEAQVASQSKMLELMEKRLSMVTEAMNVNLHGSAQRTAKSLGELQQRLETIDKAQANIEKLSGNVLSLQDILSNKQTRGAFGEIQLNDIVGKALPRDSYTLQATLSTGRRADCLIHLPNPPGPIAIDSKFPLEAYEALRRADTQWELNEAAKLMRQAVKRHIADISDRYIIEGETADGALMFLPSEAVYAELHANFPELVREGFEKRVWIVSPTTCMATLNTMRAILKDARMREQAGAIRKELSLLHADVERLSARVGNLDRHFGQAAKDLEDIKISAEKAGKRAHRLDNFDFEELAPETASPVAALAEKD
- the mutL gene encoding DNA mismatch repair endonuclease MutL, producing the protein MNSPGRNISQDAPRPVIRQLDEGAINRIAAGEVVERPASAVKELVENAIDAGARRIGIDVADGGKTLIRVSDDGCGMTGDDLPLALARHATSKIDGSDLLDIHTFGFRGEALPSLGAVGRLRITSRVAGGEGVTMSVSGGQPGPVKPAALSGGTVVELRDLFYATPARLKFMRTDRAEAQAISDVVKRLAMAEPYIGFTLRDVSGGGEGRVTFRADPENGDMFDALHGRLATVLGRDFAENALAIDTEREGLTLTGYAALPTYSRGSAVAQFLFVNGRPVRDKLLVGALRAAYFDFLSRDRHPAACLFLECDPHLVDVNVHPAKSEVRFREPGIARGLIVSGLRHALAGAGHRASTTVATATLGAMRPEPAEPRVYQMDRTGGSHVAPHRPAPEIMRQSYDWQAPERSEPQGFAEMSAPSARMEPVGAQPETEALPLGAARAQVHENYIIAQTDRGIVIVDQHAAHERLVYEKLKRQMAEHGVTSQALLIPEVVELSAGDAQMLLDLAEDLARLGLVIEPFGGGAVAVRETPAILGRVDARAMISDILDELADLGDSHTVQARIEAVLSCVACHGSIRSGRRMQAEEMNALLREMEATPHSGQCNHGRPTYVELRLSDIERLFGRT